From the genome of Nicotiana sylvestris chromosome 2, ASM39365v2, whole genome shotgun sequence, one region includes:
- the LOC138884942 gene encoding uncharacterized protein translates to MVQKGEIPNNVVQANNEVWIYIDENVEETHEEVNPSRENIVDIPEPVVQKAKAPMPRTHLPYPQRLAKENGENQFKKFIDMMKSLSINVSLVEALEQMPGYGKFMKDLVTKKRSINCETIKMTHQVSVIVHPMAPKLEDPGVFTIPCTIGSAEFDKSLCDLWASINLMPYSVFNTLGIGQTRPTSMRLQMADRTMKRPLRVIDDALVRVDKFILPADFVILDCEVLIILGRPFLATGKAQVNIEAGELTFQVSDEKVIFHMCKYVRQPNSNEVCSFVDLVTDVIVEETSFVINVDDTLEDVLPNYDDEEMEGYVECVKSLQEWGRTFMSPENCSWVLKIEPLLQQSLQLKSLPSWR, encoded by the coding sequence ATGGTACAAAAAGGTGAGATTCCGAACAATGTGGTGCAAGCAAATAATGAAGTGTGGATTTATATTGATGAAAATGTAGAGGAGACTCATGAggaagtgaacccgtctagggagaACATTGTTGACATACCGGAACCGGTAGtgcaaaaggctaaggcaccaatgccTAGGACTCATCTtccatatcctcaaaggcttgccaaggaaaatggcgagaatcaattcaaaaagtttattgacatgatgaagagtctaTCTATCAATGTGTCATTGGTTGAAGCTTTGGAGCAAATGCCCGGTTATGGAAAGTTTATGAAGGATTTGGtgacaaagaagaggtcgataaATTGTGAAACTattaagatgactcatcaagtgagtgtaATTGTGCATCCAATGGCTCCTAAACTGGAAGATCCCGGTGTTTTCACAATTCCTTGTACTATTGGAAGTGCCGAATTTGATAAATCTCTTTGTGATCTttgggcaagtatcaatttgatgccctattcggttttcaatactttgggaattgggcaaacaagacccacatctatgagattacaaatggccgATCGTACCATGAAGAGACCATTGAGAGTGATTGATGACGCGttggttcgtgttgataaattcattcttccggcagattttgttattcttgattgtgaggtGCTGATTattcttgggagacctttccttgctacaggGAAGGCTCAAGTTAACATTGAAGCCGGAGAACTTACTTTCCAGGTTAGTGATGAAAAAGTAATTTTTCATATGTGTAAGTATGTGAGGCAACCCAATAGCAATGAGGTGTGTTCTTTCGTAGACTTGGTGACCGATGTGATTGTGGAAGAAACAAGTTTTGTGATAAATGTTGATGATACATTGGAGGACGTCTTGCCCAATTATGATGATGAAGAAATGGAGGGTTACGTGGAATGTGTGAAATCTTTGCAAGAATGGGGTCGTACATTTATGAGCCCCGAAAATTGTTCTTGGGTCTTGAAAATAGAACCACTCCtccaacaaagccttcaattgaagAGCCTCCCATCTTGGAGATGA